One genomic segment of Aythya fuligula isolate bAytFul2 chromosome 5, bAytFul2.pri, whole genome shotgun sequence includes these proteins:
- the SVIP gene encoding small VCP/p97-interacting protein produces the protein MGLCLPCLGGAVKDVVETPDPEIKRRQLAEAAEKRQMEASSRGIKNTYSVEQKKKKQEEIEKRIAASGSGGGGGLRWQVG, from the exons atggggctctgcctgccctgcttgGGGGGCGCCGTCAAGGACGTGGTGGAGACGCCCGACCCG gaaataaaaagaagacagCTAGCAGAAGCTGCCGAGAAGAGGCAGATGGAG GCTTCCTCTCGAGGTATTAAGAACACTTATTCCgtagagcagaagaaaaagaaacaggaagaaatagaaaaaagaattgCAGCTTCAGGttctggaggaggaggaggactgaga tggCAGGTTGGATAA